ATGCCGCCTGTGAATAGAAGCGAATCGCCGGGAAGAATCGGAAACAGCACGCCAGATTCGATAAAAACTATGAGGAGTATGCCGCCGAGAATCCAGTCGCCGAATGGTCCCGAACCCGACATGAGATACATCGGATCCATCCATCGCGGGCCGGCAGCTTGAACCGTCTCAGCCGCTGCAGTCACAAAGGTGGTGTCAATCACATGGCCTACCCTATCTGGTTACGGCGGAAAACCACAGTGACCAGCTATCAGGGTGACGCATACTGCCGCCACTTAACGGGGCTTTGGGAAAAGCTGTGGCACAGAAACCCGTTTCCGGTCTCAAGAGGTGATTGTGTAAAAAGCACGCCGCTGAGCCGTCGACGGAACCTTTTCACAAAGGGTTCTTCCAAGCCTCGAAACCTGCGGACTTGTGAAAAACTCCTGTTGCTAAAAGGGCTAGATCACCGTCAGCGACGACGTGCCCCACGCTGCTGAAACTGCAATGACTACCGTGTTTTCAGCCGGTTTGTCTTTTTTCATGTGGCACATGCTATCTGGTGATGCTCTCGGCAACTGCGAGTAGAAAGCCATTGCAACCGGCTGCAGTATTTGGCTTGGTACTGTCCGCGTTGCCCACTTTCGCCTAACGCCTAACATCATCGCTACGCCAACGGGACTTTGCTGCCGCCTACAGGGGTGATTGTTGTTCTCCCATCGGTTGCAGGAAAACACTACGCTGCGAGCATTATTGTGAATAGTTTCGCTTTCGATTTGGACGGTGAGCTATTTCACCACATGTGTTTGTTGTGTGGATGCCTACAATGCTGTGAGCTGCGGCGTAAGAGAGAAAAATCGTGTCAATCTCTCTGCCCCGCAGAGACCTTGGGTGGTGATATGAAACATAAAATCCGCCACCGAGTGCCGTCAACGCCTAAACTATCAGCATGTAGCGCCATGAGGGTTCGCGTGAGCAATGTCCGAGACGAAGATGCTCTGGCGCAGTGCTCACTCGGCTTTTCTGCTGCGGGGCACGCCCCATGTGTGGCCGCGTTCTACGCGGAGTCCACAATTTCATAGAACCCCGCGACGTTTTTCATCTTTAACCTACCCCAAGGAGAATCTTCTCTATGCCTATCGCAACACCTGAGGTTTATGCCGAGATGCTTGATCGCGCCAAGGAGAAGGGTTTTGCTTACCCCGCGATCAACTGCACCTCCTCTGAGACCATCAACGCCGCTTTGAAGGGTTTCGCTGAAGCTGAATCCGATGGCATCATCCAGTTCTCCACCGGCGGTGCTGAGTTCGGTTCCGGCTTGGCTGTGAAAAACAAGGTCAAGGGTGCTTGCGCGCTGGCTGCGTTTGCTCACGAAGCCGCCAAGAACTATGGCATCAACGTGGCACTGCACACTGACCACTGCCAGAAAGAAGTGCTCGACGAGTATGTTCGTCCGTTGATCGCTATCTCCCAGGAGCGTGTCGACCGCGGCGAGCTGCCTCTGTTCCAGTCCCACATGTGGGATGGTTCCGCTATCCCGATCGACGAGAACCTGGTGATTGCTCAGGAACTCCTGGAGAAGGCACGCAAGGCACACATTATTCTCGAATTCGAGATCGGTGTTGTCGGCGGTGAAGAAGACGGTGTTGAGGCTAAGGCTGGCGCCCAGCTGTACACCTCGGAAGAAGACTTCGCCAAGACCATCGACGCTGTCGGCTCCGGTGAAAACGGCCGCTATCTGCTGGCTGCTACCTTCGGTAACGTCCACGGCGTGTACAAGCCAGGTAACGTCAAGCTTCGCCCTGAGGTACTCAAGGCTGGTCAGCGTGTTGCTGCGAAGAAGCTCGGCCTGGATGAGGATGCACAGCCATTCGATTTCGTCTTCCACGGTGGCTCCGGCTCCGAGAAGGAAAAGATCGAAGAAGCACTGCGCTACGGTGTCATTAAGATGAATGTCGACACCGACACCCAGTATGCGTTCTCCCGTCCAGTGGTTGGCCACATGTTCGAAAACTATGACGGTGTGCTCAAGGTGGACGGCGAAGTCGGCAACAAGAAGGTCTACGATCCTCGCTCCTACATGAAGAAGGCTGAGCAGGGCATGAGCGAACGCATCATCGAAACCTGCCAGGATCTGCACTCGGTGGGCACCACCCTGTCGAAGTAAATGTCTTTCTTTTCCCTTTCAGCTAGCCGCTGATCGGTGAAATAGTTTGCGTGATGGTTGTGTGTCACGC
The Corynebacterium choanae DNA segment above includes these coding regions:
- the fbaA gene encoding class II fructose-bisphosphate aldolase, whose amino-acid sequence is MPIATPEVYAEMLDRAKEKGFAYPAINCTSSETINAALKGFAEAESDGIIQFSTGGAEFGSGLAVKNKVKGACALAAFAHEAAKNYGINVALHTDHCQKEVLDEYVRPLIAISQERVDRGELPLFQSHMWDGSAIPIDENLVIAQELLEKARKAHIILEFEIGVVGGEEDGVEAKAGAQLYTSEEDFAKTIDAVGSGENGRYLLAATFGNVHGVYKPGNVKLRPEVLKAGQRVAAKKLGLDEDAQPFDFVFHGGSGSEKEKIEEALRYGVIKMNVDTDTQYAFSRPVVGHMFENYDGVLKVDGEVGNKKVYDPRSYMKKAEQGMSERIIETCQDLHSVGTTLSK